The proteins below are encoded in one region of Thermotoga sp. Mc24:
- the csm4 gene encoding type III-A CRISPR-associated RAMP protein Csm4: protein MSFRSGFKVGRGNETDSTLPTIHSDTIYGAVVYHAFKWSEKAEDFAKKLKVSSLLFVRGDRLLVPKPFLYNTYSLEEDDEESPKELKKASYVFLDKLADYRSIKEASGAVCKENPVEIVRIPRNSLDRITSSSNLYFVEVAFVKEGFTPAFLAEFPDEYEGLFKTAVKSLGDSGIGADSTYGYGLFNAEFESAPDFPEEGEYYLTLSLFVPSAEERSKMNEGYYRVVKRRGVKRDEMKVKKEISYVQEGSVFPFKPEGRGVLKIEDYFVQTSPLCVAFGGDGK from the coding sequence ATGAGTTTCAGAAGTGGTTTCAAGGTGGGTAGGGGGAACGAGACCGATTCCACCCTCCCCACCATCCATTCCGATACCATCTACGGTGCTGTCGTGTATCACGCTTTCAAGTGGTCTGAGAAAGCCGAAGACTTCGCAAAGAAGTTGAAGGTCTCTTCTCTTCTGTTCGTTCGCGGTGATCGCCTTCTTGTTCCAAAACCTTTTCTTTACAACACCTATTCGTTGGAAGAAGATGATGAGGAAAGTCCAAAGGAGCTGAAGAAAGCAAGTTATGTTTTCCTGGACAAGCTCGCTGACTATCGGTCGATAAAGGAAGCAAGCGGTGCTGTCTGCAAGGAAAATCCGGTGGAGATAGTGAGGATTCCAAGAAATTCCCTCGACAGGATAACGAGTTCCTCCAATCTCTACTTTGTGGAAGTTGCTTTCGTAAAAGAGGGGTTCACTCCGGCATTTCTGGCAGAATTTCCCGATGAATACGAGGGGCTTTTCAAAACAGCTGTCAAGTCTCTTGGAGATAGTGGAATAGGCGCTGACTCAACTTACGGATACGGACTTTTCAATGCCGAGTTCGAATCTGCTCCAGATTTCCCGGAAGAGGGTGAGTACTATCTCACCCTGTCGCTTTTTGTACCTTCTGCAGAAGAGAGATCAAAGATGAACGAAGGATACTACAGGGTAGTAAAAAGGCGCGGAGTAAAAAGGGATGAAATGAAGGTAAAGAAGGAGATTTCTTATGTTCAGGAAGGTTCTGTGTTTCCTTTCAAGCCAGAGGGCCGTGGGGTGTTGAAGATAGAAGACTATTTTGTCCAGACGTCTCCACTCTGCGTGGCTTTCGGTGGTGATGGGAAATGA
- a CDS encoding 4Fe-4S dicluster domain-containing protein, whose protein sequence is MAEAKNTPLIGKDALGREVRDLSKVPWWGVDRKEIEWYPTIDYDKCVTCGICFVTCGRRVFDFDKKEGKVIVARPYNCMVACQTCMNLCPTGAISFPDASYIKKLVAQNKIVKKAFEIIKPLLAEDHLSPKETETKPEP, encoded by the coding sequence ATGGCAGAGGCAAAGAACACTCCGTTGATTGGAAAGGATGCCCTTGGTCGAGAAGTTCGTGATCTTTCTAAAGTCCCATGGTGGGGCGTGGACAGGAAAGAAATAGAGTGGTACCCGACCATCGATTACGATAAATGTGTGACATGTGGAATCTGCTTTGTAACCTGCGGAAGACGAGTGTTCGACTTCGACAAAAAAGAGGGAAAAGTGATAGTGGCGCGTCCTTACAACTGTATGGTCGCGTGTCAGACGTGCATGAACCTTTGTCCGACAGGAGCGATAAGTTTCCCCGATGCTTCCTATATAAAAAAGCTGGTTGCGCAGAACAAAATTGTGAAGAAAGCCTTTGAGATAATAAAGCCTCTCCTGGCCGAAGATCATCTGTCACCAAAAGAAACGGAAACCAAACCCGAACCCTGA
- the cas6 gene encoding CRISPR-associated endoribonuclease Cas6 — translation MRLKVSFQAMESTVPLNYNYFLSSFIYKRLASQNENFARFLHEKGYGKRFKFFTFSQLFFENSRVSGEKIFIFPGKGWWYISSPVVEFVRYLFSSLSEDPVIRVGKTEFIVRSIDIENSLPDQSEYHFIMLSPLVVSVPEENNGKLYHRYLHPGEEEFYEVFRKNLMKKYRAFYGKDPEGTVEVIPDWDYIKSRQRITKRIKLKNAFVRAVVFPFKIRGEKKLVEIGYEAGFGEKNSMGFGMVALKKDI, via the coding sequence ATGAGATTGAAAGTTTCTTTTCAGGCGATGGAAAGCACTGTTCCGTTGAATTACAACTATTTTCTTTCTTCTTTCATCTACAAGAGATTGGCTTCACAGAATGAAAACTTTGCCAGATTCCTTCACGAGAAGGGTTATGGGAAGAGGTTCAAGTTTTTCACTTTTTCACAGCTTTTCTTTGAAAATTCCAGAGTCAGCGGTGAGAAAATCTTCATATTTCCAGGAAAAGGATGGTGGTACATCTCATCCCCAGTAGTTGAATTCGTCAGGTACCTGTTTTCTTCTCTCTCCGAAGATCCCGTGATCAGGGTAGGGAAAACAGAGTTCATCGTGAGATCCATAGACATCGAAAATTCTCTTCCTGACCAGTCGGAATACCACTTTATCATGCTGTCACCGCTTGTGGTCAGTGTACCTGAAGAAAACAACGGAAAGCTTTACCACAGGTATCTTCATCCGGGAGAGGAAGAGTTCTACGAAGTTTTCAGAAAAAATCTTATGAAGAAGTACAGAGCTTTTTACGGAAAAGATCCAGAAGGCACTGTTGAAGTCATCCCCGATTGGGATTACATCAAATCACGTCAGCGGATAACCAAGAGGATCAAATTGAAAAACGCGTTCGTCAGAGCCGTGGTTTTCCCGTTCAAAATCAGGGGCGAGAAAAAGCTTGTAGAGATCGGCTATGAAGCGGGTTTTGGAGAGAAAAACAGCATGGGATTCGGAATGGTAGCGTTGAAGAAAGATATATAA
- a CDS encoding CRISPR-associated DxTHG motif protein, which produces MCETVKLVTFLGLGEYEKSCVVFEEGFCVQQRIFPLAIVEYLNHIGKHVEVLFFLTKVVKEKEKWSECIKFLEARKVPYKDFEILEELPPGDLMNFLVKNLIENLEEGDRVILDVTHSFRSIPLMASVVALYLKEAKDVNVSVVYGKYNKETKVTECEDLTPLTEATSWIYAVRLFKEYGYAKELADLIKKRNEEIYRRSQSSKKPKLLGSMSQKLQDLSSSIRLGSIVAIRKNLTNFFNFIDRNKARIREETEVFVPEIAALLDGIEKRYRAIHVKSENFELSEKELESEKELLDFYLQTGDLGMALRLAREYLINVYLMSGGEKSDFLDRNVRESVNISTFGYDTILQARNHVAHFGFNKLQLPSLKKIEDHLKVLVQTPPEQLLESARKTQRNRKRALLTPLGTTKGALYTVLKKISPDLLLVITSKQGKAILSEILEKAEFKGEFRVILLEDPFMGVSEIDRVVSEIKEHLSDVDEVIVNLTGGTTFLTYVIERAKNQIRYGRKVKTILAVDKRTYEEQKQNPFVVGEILELD; this is translated from the coding sequence ATGTGTGAAACAGTCAAGCTGGTTACTTTTCTTGGTTTAGGTGAATACGAAAAAAGTTGTGTAGTTTTTGAAGAGGGTTTTTGTGTTCAACAAAGAATCTTTCCTCTGGCAATAGTTGAGTATCTGAATCATATCGGGAAGCATGTTGAAGTGTTATTCTTTCTGACAAAAGTGGTAAAAGAGAAAGAAAAATGGAGCGAGTGCATAAAATTTTTGGAGGCAAGAAAGGTACCTTACAAAGATTTTGAAATATTAGAAGAGCTACCCCCAGGTGACCTAATGAACTTTCTAGTAAAGAATCTTATAGAGAATCTGGAAGAAGGGGACAGAGTTATACTGGATGTTACTCATTCGTTCAGAAGTATTCCATTGATGGCAAGTGTAGTAGCCCTGTACCTTAAAGAGGCCAAAGATGTTAATGTGAGCGTAGTTTACGGCAAGTACAATAAAGAAACAAAAGTAACAGAGTGCGAAGATTTGACCCCACTAACTGAAGCTACATCATGGATATATGCTGTTCGATTGTTCAAAGAGTATGGATATGCGAAAGAACTCGCTGATTTGATAAAAAAGAGAAATGAAGAAATATACAGGAGAAGTCAAAGTTCGAAAAAACCAAAGCTACTTGGTTCTATGTCTCAAAAACTTCAGGATCTTTCGTCTTCTATACGTCTTGGATCCATAGTAGCCATAAGGAAGAATTTAACCAATTTCTTCAATTTTATTGATAGAAATAAGGCAAGAATAAGAGAGGAGACGGAGGTTTTTGTTCCAGAGATTGCGGCTCTCTTAGATGGGATCGAAAAAAGATACAGGGCTATACATGTTAAATCGGAGAATTTTGAACTGAGCGAAAAAGAATTGGAATCTGAAAAAGAGTTACTGGATTTCTATCTTCAAACAGGAGATTTAGGTATGGCTCTTCGTTTGGCAAGAGAATATCTTATAAATGTCTATTTGATGTCTGGAGGGGAGAAGAGTGACTTCTTGGATAGAAATGTTAGAGAGTCTGTGAACATTTCAACGTTTGGCTATGATACCATCCTTCAGGCAAGAAATCATGTTGCTCATTTCGGATTCAACAAACTCCAGCTTCCCTCCTTGAAAAAGATAGAAGATCACCTGAAAGTGCTTGTTCAAACCCCACCGGAACAACTTCTGGAGTCTGCGAGAAAAACTCAGCGAAACAGAAAAAGAGCTCTTCTCACTCCTCTCGGTACGACAAAAGGTGCTTTATACACCGTTCTGAAAAAAATTTCACCTGATCTACTCCTGGTTATAACTTCAAAACAGGGAAAAGCTATTCTTTCAGAAATTCTGGAGAAAGCTGAATTCAAGGGTGAATTTAGGGTAATCCTTCTCGAAGACCCTTTTATGGGTGTAAGTGAAATAGATCGAGTAGTATCCGAAATCAAAGAACATCTTTCTGACGTGGATGAAGTGATCGTCAATCTCACAGGTGGAACCACTTTTCTTACGTACGTTATCGAGCGTGCCAAAAATCAAATTAGATACGGAAGAAAAGTAAAAACTATCCTGGCTGTGGACAAGAGAACTTACGAAGAACAAAAGCAAAATCCTTTTGTGGTGGGTGAAATTCTGGAGCTTGATTGA
- the csm2 gene encoding type III-A CRISPR-associated protein Csm2 — protein sequence MAVSQSVSLKEDLKDLVRKAEEIGRELSGKLKTNQLRKFHGHLTKIWSNYIYKKKDYRDNPEKFNEEILNELHFMKIFLAYQVGRDIEGIKELKEILEPLINEIKTPDEFEKFKKFYDAILAYHKFHSESEKSNRRAARR from the coding sequence GTGGCAGTTTCTCAGAGCGTTTCTCTCAAAGAAGATTTGAAGGACCTTGTGAGAAAGGCAGAGGAAATCGGAAGGGAACTTTCTGGAAAGCTGAAGACAAACCAGCTTAGAAAGTTTCATGGTCACTTAACCAAAATCTGGAGCAACTACATCTACAAAAAGAAGGACTACAGGGATAACCCGGAGAAGTTCAACGAAGAGATCCTTAACGAGCTTCACTTCATGAAAATATTTCTCGCATATCAGGTTGGAAGGGATATCGAAGGTATCAAAGAATTGAAGGAAATACTTGAACCTCTCATAAACGAGATAAAGACTCCTGATGAGTTTGAGAAATTCAAAAAGTTCTACGATGCAATCCTTGCGTATCACAAATTCCATTCTGAATCCGAAAAAAGCAACAGAAGGGCAGCCAGAAGATAA
- the csm5 gene encoding type III-A CRISPR-associated RAMP protein Csm5 — translation MKVTLKTLTPLHIGSGEKYPPCNLVVLKEEENKKTAVRLITRKFLEVLRKHPEIKQNISENISKPLSFKEVENVEDGVFYEVSLYSDFSSGKKNPEIPEVVHHPDGSVYVPGSSLKGAVRLALTWHVLRNNRNLLEEFRRNVQKDLQNHKRAFYQTNEFLNGLFRFAPKEINTDYFRFLRVSDSQTLRTQLVVHDVGIFYVARPNTHPRTFPLEFVPINRDFVFDVRFVKEEYDYFLTHVRKRYGVELPGSIEEIFSIVNEFYSEVFKFERERFKKAKENFEKLDTSKIEERFQKIEKVLQSKKYVLIHIGYGGGLMANSLFILLDEETRKQVRNIIKYHKDDEAPLTRRYLVQSENNSYRVISPIGWCALWLEDSQST, via the coding sequence ATGAAGGTGACTCTCAAAACACTGACTCCCCTTCACATAGGAAGCGGCGAAAAGTATCCTCCTTGCAACCTCGTTGTTCTGAAAGAGGAAGAAAACAAAAAAACAGCTGTGAGGCTTATCACAAGAAAATTTCTTGAAGTTTTGAGGAAACACCCTGAAATCAAGCAAAACATCTCTGAAAATATCTCTAAACCCCTCAGTTTTAAAGAAGTAGAAAACGTGGAAGATGGTGTTTTCTATGAGGTGAGCCTCTACTCAGATTTCTCCAGTGGGAAGAAAAATCCGGAGATTCCTGAAGTTGTTCACCATCCCGACGGAAGCGTTTATGTCCCGGGAAGTTCGCTGAAAGGCGCTGTAAGACTTGCACTCACCTGGCACGTTTTGAGGAACAACAGGAATCTTCTTGAAGAATTCCGCAGGAATGTACAAAAGGATCTTCAAAATCACAAAAGGGCATTCTATCAGACCAATGAATTCCTGAATGGATTGTTCAGATTTGCTCCAAAAGAGATCAACACCGATTACTTCCGCTTCCTAAGAGTTTCTGATTCTCAAACACTGAGGACCCAGCTGGTTGTGCACGATGTCGGGATTTTCTACGTAGCTCGTCCCAACACTCACCCCAGAACTTTCCCTCTGGAGTTTGTTCCTATCAACAGAGATTTCGTCTTTGATGTGAGGTTTGTGAAAGAAGAATACGATTACTTTCTCACACACGTGAGAAAACGCTACGGAGTAGAACTTCCTGGAAGCATTGAAGAGATCTTTTCGATCGTGAACGAGTTCTACTCCGAAGTCTTCAAATTCGAAAGAGAACGCTTTAAAAAAGCAAAGGAGAATTTTGAAAAGCTCGACACCAGTAAAATCGAAGAAAGATTCCAAAAGATAGAGAAAGTGCTTCAAAGCAAGAAGTACGTACTCATACACATAGGATACGGTGGAGGACTCATGGCAAATTCGCTCTTCATTCTCCTTGACGAAGAGACAAGAAAACAGGTGAGAAACATTATAAAGTACCATAAAGATGACGAAGCTCCTCTCACGAGGAGATACCTCGTTCAGAGTGAAAACAACAGTTACAGAGTGATATCTCCGATAGGATGGTGTGCGTTGTGGTTGGAAGATTCCCAATCTACGTAG
- a CDS encoding DUF5685 family protein: protein MFGYIKPLKCELKVKEYEEFRGYYCGVCKALKKYSIIPRFLLTYEAASLGLLLSSLNNSDLKRKKELCIFTLKKVDFYSSSEIDEVARVFTALLREKLKDNYIDRKNPVYLFASAFLKKDPEISSLFENFYEMEKKEQDFKILAEEQGKIVGTILSKMVKEETQRKILYYLGLSLGKWLYIVDALDDFEKDKRKNVFNPLVKKYNGDLEKARSELRRHLKKCIDEIWKAYDLLDIKRNKTILDNVIFLGIPTTTEKILKRSQT from the coding sequence ATGTTTGGATATATCAAACCCTTGAAGTGCGAACTGAAAGTGAAGGAGTACGAAGAATTCAGAGGGTACTACTGCGGTGTCTGCAAAGCTTTGAAAAAGTATTCAATCATTCCGCGTTTCCTCCTCACCTACGAAGCCGCATCACTTGGACTTCTTCTTTCAAGTCTGAACAACAGCGATTTGAAAAGAAAAAAAGAACTCTGTATCTTCACCCTCAAAAAGGTGGATTTTTACTCCTCAAGCGAAATAGACGAGGTGGCTCGTGTTTTCACTGCCCTTCTTCGTGAAAAGCTGAAAGACAACTACATAGACAGAAAAAATCCCGTTTACCTATTTGCGAGCGCTTTTTTGAAGAAAGATCCCGAAATATCCAGTCTTTTTGAGAACTTCTACGAAATGGAAAAAAAGGAACAAGATTTCAAAATCCTCGCAGAAGAACAGGGCAAAATAGTTGGAACAATCCTCAGCAAAATGGTTAAAGAAGAAACCCAGAGAAAAATTCTTTACTACCTTGGTTTGTCTCTTGGAAAATGGCTCTATATCGTAGATGCGCTGGATGACTTTGAAAAGGATAAGAGAAAAAACGTGTTCAACCCGCTCGTCAAGAAATACAACGGTGACCTTGAAAAGGCACGATCCGAACTGAGACGCCACCTGAAGAAATGTATTGATGAGATATGGAAAGCCTACGACCTTCTCGATATAAAGAGGAACAAGACAATACTTGATAATGTGATCTTTCTCGGAATTCCGACCACAACGGAAAAAATCCTCAAAAGGAGCCAAACTTGA
- the csm3 gene encoding type III-A CRISPR-associated RAMP protein Csm3: MERPILGKYIIKGKIILETGLRIGGQELGVNIGGIDNPVIRNPLTGEPYIPGSSVKGKMRSLMERLLNLDISGNKVRRHECEDKECKVCRVFGSTSTSKNGNNIPSRLLVRDAFLTEDSKTKLLSMETDLPYTEWKTENALDRVTCKADPRSFERIPAGAEFEFEIIYTAENEKHIKEDLENIATALELLEDDYLGGNGSRGYGKVKFSIEKVIFKSADYYKGEGTPVEKEVKGGVEGFKKAIPEIVKG, from the coding sequence GTGGAAAGGCCGATACTCGGAAAGTACATCATAAAGGGAAAGATCATTCTGGAAACAGGTCTTAGAATCGGAGGTCAGGAGCTCGGCGTGAACATCGGTGGTATAGACAATCCCGTTATCAGAAATCCTCTCACGGGAGAACCCTACATCCCCGGAAGCTCTGTGAAAGGAAAGATGAGAAGCCTGATGGAAAGGTTGTTGAATCTGGATATATCTGGGAACAAGGTAAGAAGACACGAATGCGAAGATAAGGAATGTAAAGTCTGCAGGGTGTTCGGTTCGACTTCGACTTCGAAAAATGGAAACAACATCCCTTCACGCCTTCTTGTCAGAGACGCGTTCCTCACAGAAGATTCAAAAACAAAACTCCTCAGCATGGAGACCGACCTTCCATACACGGAATGGAAAACAGAGAACGCACTGGACAGAGTCACCTGTAAAGCCGATCCGAGAAGCTTTGAAAGAATTCCTGCAGGTGCGGAGTTTGAATTTGAGATCATCTACACGGCAGAGAACGAAAAGCACATAAAGGAAGACCTCGAAAATATAGCCACAGCTCTGGAGCTTCTCGAAGACGACTATCTCGGTGGAAACGGCAGCAGAGGATACGGAAAAGTGAAGTTCAGTATAGAAAAAGTGATCTTCAAGAGTGCCGATTACTACAAAGGAGAAGGAACACCAGTAGAAAAAGAAGTCAAAGGTGGTGTTGAGGGCTTTAAGAAAGCCATTCCCGAAATCGTGAAAGGGTGA
- a CDS encoding J domain-containing protein has translation MNPYEVLGVPPGASKEEIEKAYRELVKKYHPDRYKDHPLKDLAEEKMKQINEAYAVLMSGEFSETPGQENVHNTFYSMGYRYRGNDGCRDILACLGCAWCTDTCCEACGGDCIPCM, from the coding sequence GTGAATCCCTACGAAGTCCTTGGTGTTCCACCTGGTGCTTCAAAGGAAGAGATAGAGAAAGCTTACAGAGAGCTGGTGAAAAAGTACCATCCGGACCGATACAAGGATCATCCTCTCAAAGATCTTGCGGAAGAAAAAATGAAGCAGATCAACGAAGCGTACGCTGTATTGATGAGTGGTGAGTTTTCAGAAACACCCGGACAGGAAAATGTACATAACACGTTCTATTCCATGGGATACAGATACAGGGGGAACGACGGCTGTCGCGATATTCTCGCCTGCCTTGGATGTGCATGGTGCACAGATACCTGTTGTGAAGCATGCGGGGGTGACTGCATTCCTTGCATGTGA
- the cas10 gene encoding type III-A CRISPR-associated protein Cas10/Csm1, producing the protein MKDREELVVGALLHDIGKIVRRAGDDRRHQIAGYDFTNKVKKFAVIQDYIHYHHEKDLLKKSLENEKVWYVCFADNLSSKERMTEGQKFEELRRMDNLLSKIPEGESSRNVTYFPAKPANEVVEAVKDMKEDQKTYEDLYRRFVEDAQKISPTPDDVNFLTYKYFSFIPQETRVEGDMDISLYDHLKVTAMLALSLYDYAKENDLKFESYQEMKSYFENSDVKPFLLVGGDVSGIQNFIANVSSKGALRSYRGRSFFIEILQEVVVDEILDKTGFYRTNVHFIGGGHFYLVLSNTEKVKKALEEIRNELNEWFRNRGLSLHLVIESVEFSVKDVEDMSKVFKKIGEKLNERKYRMYTEKDLEAIFPDDLNLIQEKGNHTCKICGNRVDRLFSIREGEEEIACDFCKEMYDLGRELLEESHVYLAERKNGKFEIFKRKFDFSREPGEGFSYKLRRIYEFSEKEKNVRRIQVVTYFKEQEFEKIAEKAPGKKIASLLVDVDNLGKIFLKGLKKKTLSRYSTLSRLMSFFFKERVESIVERKNVMVIYSGGDDLYLVGGWNDVLDVAKELREAFGRFTTNDFMTFSAGYVITDEKTSMSLIREMSERAESAAKKSGKNSIAFSNRSYYAVKWNTFFEMYNFYQELKEIADKVDRSVIRKALNLTREESPLNKAFLAYIEARENKDEDKRVANLMRENIDHLGENALNVILQFVDLHARKS; encoded by the coding sequence TTGAAAGACAGAGAAGAGCTTGTCGTTGGGGCTCTCCTGCACGACATAGGAAAGATCGTAAGAAGGGCGGGGGATGACAGAAGACATCAGATTGCCGGATACGATTTTACAAACAAAGTGAAGAAATTCGCTGTAATTCAGGACTACATTCACTACCATCATGAAAAGGATCTTCTGAAAAAAAGTTTGGAAAACGAAAAGGTTTGGTATGTGTGCTTCGCAGACAACCTCTCGAGCAAAGAAAGAATGACTGAAGGTCAGAAGTTTGAAGAACTTCGAAGAATGGACAACCTCCTCTCAAAGATCCCGGAGGGGGAATCTTCCAGAAACGTCACTTACTTTCCTGCAAAACCAGCCAACGAAGTGGTGGAAGCGGTAAAGGATATGAAAGAAGATCAGAAAACCTACGAGGATCTCTACAGGAGATTTGTCGAAGACGCTCAGAAGATTTCTCCCACACCAGATGATGTGAATTTTCTCACTTACAAGTACTTCTCGTTCATTCCTCAGGAAACAAGAGTGGAAGGAGACATGGATATATCGCTCTACGACCATCTGAAGGTCACGGCTATGCTCGCTCTCTCGCTCTATGACTACGCAAAGGAAAACGACCTCAAATTCGAATCCTACCAGGAGATGAAATCATACTTTGAGAATTCCGACGTGAAACCTTTCCTCCTTGTTGGGGGAGATGTCTCCGGGATACAGAACTTCATTGCCAACGTCTCTTCAAAAGGCGCTCTCAGATCCTACAGAGGAAGGAGTTTCTTCATAGAAATTCTCCAGGAAGTCGTTGTGGATGAGATTCTTGATAAAACAGGCTTTTACAGGACAAACGTTCACTTCATAGGAGGAGGGCATTTCTACCTCGTCCTTTCCAACACGGAGAAGGTGAAGAAAGCCCTCGAAGAGATCAGAAACGAGTTGAACGAATGGTTCAGAAATAGGGGTCTTTCACTCCACCTTGTGATCGAATCTGTTGAATTTTCGGTGAAAGACGTGGAAGACATGTCCAAGGTTTTCAAGAAGATCGGTGAAAAGTTGAACGAAAGAAAATACAGAATGTACACGGAAAAAGACCTTGAAGCGATCTTCCCCGATGATTTGAATCTGATCCAGGAGAAGGGAAACCACACCTGCAAAATCTGTGGAAACAGAGTAGACAGGCTCTTTTCCATTCGAGAAGGGGAAGAGGAAATTGCATGTGACTTCTGCAAGGAAATGTACGATCTTGGAAGAGAACTTCTTGAAGAGTCTCACGTGTATCTTGCTGAAAGAAAGAATGGAAAGTTCGAGATTTTTAAGAGAAAATTCGATTTCTCGAGAGAACCGGGAGAGGGTTTCAGCTACAAGTTGAGAAGGATATACGAATTCTCAGAGAAGGAAAAGAACGTCAGAAGAATACAGGTGGTGACGTATTTCAAAGAACAGGAGTTCGAGAAAATCGCAGAAAAAGCACCTGGCAAAAAAATAGCGAGCCTCCTTGTTGACGTTGACAACCTTGGAAAGATCTTTCTCAAAGGCTTAAAGAAAAAGACCCTCTCCAGATACAGCACCCTCTCAAGGCTCATGAGCTTTTTCTTCAAAGAAAGAGTAGAGAGTATTGTTGAAAGAAAGAACGTTATGGTGATCTATTCCGGTGGAGACGATCTCTATTTGGTTGGCGGATGGAACGATGTTCTGGATGTGGCAAAAGAGTTGAGAGAGGCGTTTGGAAGATTCACAACGAACGATTTCATGACGTTCTCTGCGGGATACGTGATCACCGATGAAAAGACAAGCATGAGCCTCATAAGAGAAATGTCTGAAAGAGCCGAAAGCGCTGCCAAGAAATCCGGGAAGAACAGCATAGCATTTTCGAACAGAAGCTACTATGCAGTGAAGTGGAACACCTTCTTCGAAATGTACAACTTTTATCAAGAGCTGAAGGAAATAGCAGATAAAGTGGACAGAAGTGTCATCAGAAAGGCTTTGAATCTCACAAGGGAAGAGTCTCCTCTGAACAAAGCCTTCCTCGCCTACATAGAGGCAAGGGAGAACAAAGACGAAGACAAAAGAGTGGCAAATCTCATGAGAGAGAACATAGATCACCTCGGTGAAAACGCCTTGAATGTAATCCTCCAGTTTGTGGATCTTCATGCAAGAAAAAGCTGA